Proteins co-encoded in one Armatimonadota bacterium genomic window:
- a CDS encoding oxidoreductase yields the protein MQRVRFGVIGVGGMGVAHATLIQRIEESELAAVCSASAERTQQVAQQLGVPGFTDYRELLRSGLVDAVLIATPHPLHAEIAECAFEHGVHVLCEKPLAVSISEGRRMVHAARQHGLLLGAMLQMRTEKHFRIARQAVEEGIVGNLLRAHTIATWCRNEVYYRSAAWRGTWAAEGGGVLINQAPHHMDIFCWLAGMPSRVTAQVRTRYHQVEVEDEAFALLEYANGAHGYLYVNVNEVPPTRYFEIVGEGGKVVTHGEQVTVTRVVPPIPQYMQGTQDMWELPATHPVVLDVPEAPAGHEAVIRNFARVLMGLEQRLIAPGEEALWSLELANAVILSAKREKPVSLPVDAEEYDALLAELRSTSQAKPVAQEVRRTDPNIAKAIRMVPDTQE from the coding sequence ATGCAACGGGTGCGCTTTGGCGTGATTGGTGTGGGTGGCATGGGCGTGGCTCATGCTACCCTGATCCAGCGCATCGAGGAATCGGAGCTGGCGGCAGTCTGTTCCGCGTCGGCAGAACGCACACAGCAGGTTGCCCAGCAACTTGGCGTGCCCGGCTTTACCGATTACCGTGAACTACTGCGCAGCGGTCTGGTGGATGCCGTGCTCATCGCCACACCGCACCCGTTGCACGCGGAGATTGCCGAATGCGCTTTCGAGCATGGTGTGCATGTGCTGTGTGAGAAGCCTCTAGCGGTCAGCATCTCCGAAGGTCGCCGCATGGTGCACGCCGCACGCCAGCATGGGCTTTTGCTGGGCGCGATGCTACAGATGCGCACCGAAAAACACTTCCGAATCGCCAGGCAAGCAGTGGAGGAAGGCATCGTCGGCAACCTGCTACGCGCACACACCATTGCCACCTGGTGCCGTAATGAGGTATATTACCGGTCGGCAGCGTGGCGAGGCACGTGGGCAGCGGAAGGCGGTGGCGTGCTGATCAACCAGGCACCGCACCACATGGACATCTTCTGCTGGCTGGCGGGGATGCCCAGCCGGGTCACGGCACAGGTGCGCACCCGCTACCACCAGGTAGAGGTGGAGGACGAGGCGTTTGCCCTGCTGGAGTACGCCAACGGCGCCCACGGCTATCTCTATGTGAATGTGAACGAGGTACCCCCTACCCGCTACTTCGAGATAGTCGGTGAGGGAGGTAAGGTGGTCACTCACGGCGAGCAGGTGACGGTCACGCGCGTTGTGCCTCCCATCCCGCAGTATATGCAGGGGACGCAAGATATGTGGGAACTCCCCGCCACACACCCCGTCGTGCTGGATGTGCCAGAGGCACCAGCAGGTCATGAAGCGGTCATCCGCAACTTCGCACGAGTATTGATGGGGCTGGAACAGCGGCTCATCGCCCCCGGTGAGGAAGCCTTGTGGAGTCTGGAACTGGCGAACGCTGTTATCCTCTCCGCGAAGAGGGAGAAACCGGTGTCCCTGCCGGTGGACGCCGAGGAATACGATGCGCTTCTTGCGGAACTGCGCTCCACCTCGCAGGCGAAGCCTGTAGCGCAGGAGGTGCGCCGTACCGACCCCAACATCGCCAAAGCCATCCGAATGGTGCCGGACACGCAAGAATGA
- a CDS encoding oxidoreductase gives MDQVRLGIIGVGGMGSAHAKMTQEVEEVRLTAVADIDPDVARSVGEQYNVPYFTDYRECIQSGLVDAVIVATPHPVHPEVAEYAFSKGLHVLTEKPMAINPVEADRMIEAARRSGKVFAVMFQMRTERACRIARKAIQDGVIGDVMRTEMVAAYYRNQAYYDSAEWRATWVGEGGGVLVNQAPHALDMFCWLAGLPAKVTASIRTRLHEIEVEDEAFALLEYANGAHGYLYTTTNEAPGTTRFEIAGDKGKVVYQDGQVTIRRVVPPIREFTFSATDMWSGPQTEPVEVDVEDMPAGHAQITRNFARAILYGEPLLSPGEEGIWCVELASAIILSSKRGKTVSLPVDRAEYDALLRELKASSQPKRRVLGQRVSDPNIVR, from the coding sequence GTACGGTTGACGGCAGTTGCCGACATTGACCCAGATGTAGCAAGGAGTGTCGGCGAGCAGTACAACGTGCCCTACTTCACCGACTACCGCGAGTGTATCCAGAGCGGTCTGGTAGATGCGGTGATTGTTGCCACCCCGCATCCGGTGCATCCCGAAGTGGCGGAATACGCCTTCAGCAAGGGGTTGCACGTGCTGACCGAAAAGCCGATGGCGATTAACCCGGTAGAAGCCGACCGTATGATAGAAGCCGCCAGGCGTTCGGGGAAAGTGTTCGCCGTCATGTTCCAGATGCGCACCGAACGAGCCTGCCGTATCGCCCGCAAGGCGATCCAGGATGGCGTGATTGGCGACGTGATGCGCACGGAAATGGTCGCGGCTTACTACCGCAATCAGGCGTACTACGACTCGGCGGAATGGCGAGCCACGTGGGTGGGCGAAGGCGGCGGAGTGCTGGTCAATCAGGCGCCGCACGCGCTGGACATGTTCTGCTGGCTGGCAGGACTGCCTGCGAAGGTGACAGCGTCCATACGTACGCGCCTGCATGAGATCGAAGTAGAAGATGAGGCGTTTGCCCTGCTGGAGTACGCCAACGGCGCGCATGGCTACCTGTATACCACCACCAACGAGGCTCCGGGAACCACTCGCTTCGAAATCGCCGGCGATAAGGGCAAGGTCGTATATCAGGACGGGCAGGTCACCATTCGGCGAGTCGTGCCGCCCATTCGCGAGTTTACCTTCAGCGCAACCGATATGTGGTCGGGACCGCAGACGGAGCCGGTGGAGGTGGACGTGGAGGACATGCCAGCCGGGCACGCGCAGATTACCCGCAACTTCGCGCGAGCCATCCTGTACGGTGAACCTCTGCTGTCTCCGGGTGAGGAGGGCATCTGGTGCGTAGAACTTGCCAGCGCCATCATCCTCTCCAGTAAGCGGGGTAAGACGGTATCTCTGCCGGTAGACCGCGCCGAGTATGATGCCCTGTTGCGGGAGCTGAAAGCCAGCTCCCAGCCCAAGCGCAGGGTGCTCGGTCAACGGGTGTCCGACCCGAATATCGTCAGGTAG